The Crocosphaera subtropica ATCC 51142 genome includes a window with the following:
- a CDS encoding DNA cytosine methyltransferase, protein MKKKTLKFIDLFAGIGGFRLAFEKAGYHCVYSCEINDHCRQVYYDNFGELPDQDITKIIPKNIPDFDILTAGFPCQPFSICGKREGFKDTRGTLFFHICEIIEVKKPKVIVLENVKHLIHHQQGKTLETIIYALEDLGYLVDYKLLNAKDFGVPQNRERIIIIGTLNKKFNFDLIDIQKNVPSLRSFLDQKGNFEYLDPKEYTLIQEPKKQLSGLIFIGYRNKNIWKKGIRPNTEHLSRVHRQPNRIYSIDGVHPTLPSQETSGRFFIYIPEENAVRKLTLKECYRIMGFPDDFIIHSSTAEAYKQIGNSICVPLFKEVAIQLKEQIFQQEQSQDISFQKNIDQFNCKSLNLQLEITGMTIMNHREKLLELYDLSAEVSNIQDLIPSNYIDYINVIATNCKKQKGVYTVLITLLTHKILNPNQDIRYHQKNLPGGFSGRTIDTQYITPTLKELGLPAMAESGWLTRSLEQPYPYTLDYNGNISNKKVKEAFLNLIDFVETYPNNTEIILKILFSEVRKITEANKIKIIKLNNPEKFDIATIVNCLDYHFNFNYKTHGASKLPVLAFYAIYQQLIQEVERYKSCQLNPLGSHTASDRTSKTAGDIEIIGNRKTLLEVIEIKQGKPIDLQIIRIAKDKIIKFNPRRYCIFSSANIKVEQSELIEQEIKKIRETHGCQIIVNGIIPTLKYYLRLLTSVENFINNYSNLVESDPELQAIHKIKWNEILFQLEI, encoded by the coding sequence GTGAAAAAGAAAACATTAAAATTTATTGATTTATTTGCTGGTATTGGTGGTTTTAGATTAGCTTTTGAAAAAGCTGGTTATCATTGTGTTTATTCTTGTGAAATAAATGATCATTGTCGTCAAGTGTATTATGATAATTTTGGTGAATTACCCGATCAAGATATTACTAAAATAATTCCTAAAAATATTCCTGATTTTGATATTTTAACGGCTGGTTTTCCTTGTCAACCTTTTAGTATTTGTGGAAAAAGAGAAGGTTTTAAAGATACTAGGGGAACATTATTTTTTCATATCTGTGAAATCATAGAAGTGAAGAAACCTAAAGTTATTGTTCTTGAAAATGTTAAACATTTAATTCATCATCAGCAAGGAAAAACTTTAGAAACTATTATCTATGCGTTAGAAGATTTAGGCTATTTAGTTGACTATAAATTACTGAATGCCAAAGATTTTGGGGTTCCTCAAAATCGAGAAAGAATTATTATTATTGGTACACTTAATAAAAAATTTAATTTTGATTTGATTGATATTCAGAAGAATGTTCCTAGTCTTAGAAGTTTTTTAGATCAGAAAGGAAATTTTGAATATTTAGACCCGAAAGAATATACATTAATTCAAGAACCTAAAAAACAATTATCAGGTTTAATTTTTATTGGTTATCGTAATAAAAATATCTGGAAAAAAGGAATAAGACCAAATACTGAACATCTATCTAGAGTTCATCGTCAACCGAATAGAATTTACTCAATAGATGGGGTTCATCCAACTTTGCCATCTCAAGAAACATCAGGACGCTTTTTTATTTATATTCCTGAAGAAAACGCAGTTCGTAAATTAACTTTAAAGGAATGTTATAGAATTATGGGGTTTCCTGATGATTTTATCATTCATAGTAGTACCGCAGAAGCTTATAAGCAAATTGGTAATTCTATTTGTGTTCCTTTGTTTAAAGAAGTAGCAATTCAATTAAAAGAACAAATTTTCCAACAGGAACAATCTCAAGATATCAGCTTTCAAAAAAACATTGATCAATTTAACTGTAAATCATTAAACTTACAATTAGAAATAACAGGTATGACTATCATGAATCATAGAGAAAAATTACTAGAACTATATGATTTATCTGCAGAAGTTAGTAATATTCAAGATTTAATCCCTTCAAATTATATAGATTATATTAATGTTATTGCTACAAACTGTAAAAAACAAAAAGGAGTCTATACTGTTTTAATCACTTTATTAACCCATAAAATTCTTAATCCGAATCAAGATATTAGATATCATCAAAAGAATTTACCTGGGGGTTTTTCAGGAAGAACTATCGATACTCAATACATTACACCAACTTTAAAAGAGTTAGGACTTCCTGCAATGGCAGAAAGCGGATGGTTAACTCGTTCTCTTGAACAACCTTATCCTTATACCCTAGATTATAATGGTAATATTAGTAATAAAAAAGTAAAAGAAGCTTTCTTGAATTTAATTGATTTTGTCGAAACCTATCCTAATAATACAGAAATTATACTTAAAATTTTGTTCTCAGAAGTAAGAAAAATAACGGAAGCAAATAAAATAAAAATTATTAAATTAAACAACCCTGAAAAATTCGATATTGCTACTATTGTTAACTGTTTGGACTATCATTTTAATTTTAACTATAAAACTCATGGTGCTTCTAAATTACCCGTATTAGCTTTTTATGCAATCTATCAACAATTAATCCAAGAAGTTGAAAGATATAAATCATGTCAACTCAATCCATTAGGGAGTCATACCGCATCAGATAGAACATCAAAAACAGCAGGAGATATTGAAATTATAGGAAATAGGAAAACCCTACTAGAAGTTATTGAAATTAAACAGGGTAAACCTATCGATCTGCAAATTATTCGTATTGCAAAAGATAAGATTATAAAATTTAATCCTCGTCGTTACTGTATCTTTTCCTCTGCTAATATTAAAGTCGAACAATCAGAACTAATTGAACAAGAAATTAAAAAGATAAGAGAGACTCACGGTTGCCAGATTATTGTTAATGGTATTATTCCCACGCTAAAATACTATCTAAGACTCTTAACCTCCGTTGAAAATTTTATTAATAACTACTCAAACTTAGTAGAATCTGATCCAGAATTACAAGCCATTCACAAAATAAAATGGAACGAAATATTATTCCAACTAGAAATATAA
- a CDS encoding aspartate kinase — protein MALIVQKYGGTSVGSVERIQTVAQRIQKTVQQGNTVVVVVSAMGKTTDTLVSLAQEITANPSRREMDMLLSTGEQVTIALMTMALQEIGQAAISLTGAQVGIVTEAEYSRARILSIKPDRIKRHLDKAEVVVVAGFQGISSRENLEITTLGRGGSDTSAVALAAALKASFCEIYTDVPGILTTDPRIVPEARLMDEITCDEMLELASLGAKVLHPRAVEIARNYGVRLVVRSSWSDAPGTSVISPIPKPRSLEGLEIAKAVDAVEFDGEQAKIALLRVPDRPGIAARLFGEIAHQQVDVDLIIQSIHEGNSNDIAFTVINNVLTKAEAVAEAIAPALRTTPSNVTEAEVMVETGVAKISIAGAGMIGRPGIAATMFKTLAEANINIEMISTSEVKVSCVVAKEDGDRAIKVLCEAFDVELSPNPVASQAVEVSPPVRGVALDQKQAQIAIRHVKDKPGMAASIFGVLAENNISVDTIIQSQRCRILDGMPTRDIAFTVCEGDAKAACQVLSSLSDGFDEVIVDEDIAKVSIVGAGMVGQPGVAAKFFGALATENINIKMIATSEIKISCVVPKEQGVKALKAVHQAFELAGIEKVEVSA, from the coding sequence ATGGCTCTCATTGTCCAAAAATACGGGGGAACCTCCGTCGGGTCTGTCGAAAGAATTCAAACCGTTGCCCAACGTATTCAAAAAACGGTTCAACAGGGAAATACGGTGGTTGTGGTTGTGTCTGCAATGGGAAAAACCACTGATACCCTAGTTAGTTTAGCTCAAGAAATCACTGCTAACCCTTCCCGACGGGAAATGGATATGTTACTCTCCACAGGAGAACAGGTAACGATCGCCTTGATGACCATGGCCTTACAAGAAATAGGACAAGCAGCCATCTCCTTAACCGGCGCACAAGTTGGCATTGTAACCGAAGCAGAATATAGTCGGGCCCGCATACTCTCCATTAAACCCGATCGCATTAAACGCCATCTAGACAAAGCTGAAGTCGTTGTCGTCGCAGGGTTTCAAGGCATCAGTTCCAGGGAAAATTTAGAAATTACCACCCTGGGCCGGGGAGGTTCCGACACCTCCGCAGTCGCCCTCGCAGCAGCCCTAAAAGCCAGTTTTTGCGAAATTTACACCGATGTTCCAGGGATTTTGACCACCGACCCCCGAATTGTTCCAGAAGCAAGGTTAATGGACGAGATTACATGCGATGAAATGCTAGAATTAGCCAGTTTAGGGGCGAAAGTATTGCACCCTAGGGCCGTGGAAATTGCCCGTAATTATGGGGTTCGCTTGGTGGTGCGATCGAGTTGGAGTGATGCACCAGGAACTAGCGTTATTTCCCCTATTCCCAAACCCAGATCCCTCGAAGGGTTAGAAATTGCCAAAGCAGTGGATGCCGTAGAATTTGATGGAGAACAGGCGAAAATTGCCCTATTACGGGTTCCCGATCGCCCTGGAATCGCAGCCCGTTTATTCGGCGAAATAGCCCATCAACAGGTAGATGTAGACTTGATCATTCAATCTATCCACGAAGGGAATAGTAATGATATTGCCTTTACCGTGATCAATAATGTATTAACCAAGGCCGAAGCAGTTGCAGAAGCGATCGCCCCCGCGTTACGTACTACTCCTTCTAATGTCACAGAAGCAGAGGTAATGGTAGAAACTGGTGTGGCTAAAATATCTATCGCTGGTGCCGGAATGATTGGCCGGCCAGGCATTGCAGCGACAATGTTTAAAACTCTCGCTGAGGCCAATATAAATATTGAGATGATTTCTACTTCAGAAGTGAAGGTCAGTTGTGTCGTCGCTAAAGAAGACGGCGATCGCGCTATAAAAGTTTTATGTGAAGCCTTTGATGTAGAATTATCCCCGAACCCTGTAGCCTCCCAAGCAGTGGAGGTGTCGCCTCCGGTGCGTGGGGTAGCCTTAGATCAAAAACAAGCTCAAATTGCCATTCGTCATGTGAAAGATAAACCAGGGATGGCGGCCAGTATTTTTGGTGTTTTAGCAGAAAATAATATTAGTGTCGATACCATTATTCAATCGCAACGGTGTCGTATTTTGGACGGAATGCCTACCCGTGACATTGCTTTTACTGTTTGTGAAGGGGATGCAAAAGCAGCGTGTCAGGTATTAAGTAGTCTATCCGATGGTTTTGATGAGGTGATTGTCGACGAAGATATCGCTAAAGTGAGTATTGTCGGCGCTGGTATGGTGGGACAACCTGGGGTAGCAGCCAAGTTTTTTGGTGCCTTGGCGACGGAAAACATCAATATTAAAATGATTGCCACCTCTGAGATTAAAATTAGTTGTGTGGTTCCCAAAGAACAAGGGGTTAAAGCATTAAAAGCGGTTCATCAAGCGTTTGAGTTAGCTGGGATAGAAAAGGTAGAAGTTTCGGCTTAA
- the shc gene encoding squalene--hopene cyclase translates to MQTRDRQTQKPALSLNDAITASQNYLLSLQYPQGYWWAELESNITLTAETVLLHKIWGTDKTRPLHKVEAYLRQQQREQGGWELFYGDGGEISTSVEAYMALRLLGVPQDDPALIRAKDFILSKGGISKTRIFTKFHLALIGCYSWKGIPSIPPWIMLFPNSFPFTIYEMASWARESTVPLIIVFNDKPVFAVDPIFNLDELYAEGIENVKYELPKNNNWGDIFLGLDKVFKFAEQVDLVPFRKKGLQAAERWMLNHQQETGDWGGIMPPMVNSLLAFRVLNYDVNDPSVQRGFEAIDRFSIEENETYRVQACVSPVWDTAWCVRALTNSGLPKDHFSLVKAGKWLLEKQCLEYGDWAVKNKTGKPGGWAFEFTNRFYPDIDDSAVVVMALNGIKLPDEARKQAAINRCVKWIETMQCKEGGWAAFDVDNDQAWLNEVPYGDLKAMIDPNTADVTARVVEMVGSCDLEISSKRLNKALNYLYKEQEKDGSWFGRWGVNYIYGTSGVLSALAVINPEKHQPQIEQGINWLLSCQNKDGGWGETCWSYNDSNLKGKGISTASQTAWALIGLLDAGEALNHFETDSIQRGISYLLNTQTEEGTWEESEFTGTGFPCHFYIRYHFYRHYFPLIALGRYQNLSSEFGIRNSEL, encoded by the coding sequence ATGCAAACGCGAGACAGACAAACCCAAAAACCCGCTTTATCCCTCAATGATGCCATCACCGCCAGCCAAAATTATTTATTATCCCTACAATATCCTCAAGGCTACTGGTGGGCAGAATTAGAGTCTAACATTACTCTAACAGCCGAAACAGTCTTACTTCATAAAATATGGGGAACCGATAAAACCCGTCCCCTTCATAAAGTTGAAGCGTATTTACGCCAACAACAACGGGAACAGGGAGGATGGGAACTCTTCTATGGAGACGGGGGAGAAATTAGTACCTCCGTCGAAGCTTATATGGCCCTGCGTTTATTAGGCGTTCCCCAAGATGACCCGGCCTTAATTCGCGCCAAAGACTTTATTCTTAGTAAAGGGGGTATTAGCAAAACCCGAATTTTTACTAAGTTTCACCTTGCTTTAATTGGTTGTTATAGCTGGAAAGGAATTCCTTCTATTCCCCCGTGGATCATGTTATTTCCTAATAGTTTTCCTTTCACTATTTATGAAATGGCAAGTTGGGCAAGAGAAAGCACTGTCCCTTTAATTATTGTCTTTAACGATAAGCCAGTTTTTGCCGTCGATCCTATCTTCAATCTTGATGAATTATATGCAGAAGGGATCGAAAATGTCAAGTATGAATTACCGAAAAATAATAATTGGGGTGACATCTTTTTAGGGTTAGATAAGGTCTTCAAATTTGCTGAACAAGTTGACTTAGTTCCCTTCCGAAAAAAAGGACTTCAAGCAGCAGAAAGATGGATGTTAAACCATCAACAAGAAACAGGAGATTGGGGAGGAATTATGCCCCCAATGGTCAATTCTTTGTTAGCCTTTCGGGTGTTAAATTATGATGTTAACGACCCTTCTGTTCAACGAGGATTTGAAGCTATTGATCGCTTTTCTATCGAAGAAAATGAAACTTATCGGGTGCAAGCTTGTGTCTCTCCTGTATGGGATACAGCTTGGTGTGTACGAGCTTTGACGAATTCAGGTTTACCGAAAGATCATTTTTCTTTAGTAAAAGCAGGAAAATGGTTATTAGAGAAACAATGCCTTGAATATGGCGACTGGGCGGTTAAAAATAAAACAGGAAAACCCGGTGGATGGGCTTTTGAATTTACCAATCGTTTCTACCCAGATATTGATGATTCTGCGGTGGTTGTTATGGCGTTAAATGGCATAAAATTACCTGATGAAGCCCGTAAACAAGCAGCCATTAATCGTTGTGTCAAATGGATAGAAACCATGCAATGTAAAGAGGGCGGTTGGGCTGCTTTTGATGTAGATAATGATCAAGCTTGGTTAAACGAAGTCCCTTACGGTGACTTAAAAGCCATGATCGATCCGAATACTGCCGATGTCACTGCTAGGGTAGTGGAAATGGTGGGCAGTTGTGACCTAGAAATATCAAGTAAACGCCTTAACAAAGCCCTTAATTATTTATACAAAGAACAAGAAAAGGATGGTAGTTGGTTTGGTCGTTGGGGCGTAAATTATATTTATGGAACCAGTGGTGTCTTATCTGCCTTAGCTGTTATTAATCCCGAAAAACATCAACCCCAAATCGAACAAGGAATTAACTGGTTATTAAGCTGTCAAAATAAGGACGGTGGTTGGGGCGAAACCTGCTGGAGTTATAACGATTCTAATCTCAAAGGAAAGGGCATTAGTACCGCCTCGCAAACTGCCTGGGCTTTAATTGGGTTATTAGATGCAGGAGAAGCCTTAAATCATTTTGAAACTGATAGTATTCAACGGGGAAT